AGAAGCAACACCCCAATTTGTTCACTTGGAGATATTCTCTTGTTTGGGAACAAGGATAGACTTAAAGTTAATCCAGGTTTTGAAGAGATATATTTGAATTATCGGATTAAAAAACTTAGGGAGTGCTTTGCACCGCTCTCTGGTTGGCGGCATTGTTTTTCTTCCATGATAGATCTTCTCGAAGATTGTGTTTCTCAGTACCATATTTATGTGGAAAAATTGGAGGAGAGGGAGGACTGTAATGTGAATCAAAGTGAAGAGAAAGAATGCAGGAAGGAAACTGAAGGGAGCAAAGGGGAGTGCAAGCCATTTCTTAAATATGTGAAAGAGAGATTTAAACGTGCTGTAGTTCCCCTTCGGAACtgtatttttatcttttgtacCCATTTGCCCAAATCGTACATTTCGGAAAATAGTTTTCAAGACATGGTTgctcttaaaattttacttcatACTTTTGGGACTTTATTGTTTAAAGACAATGTGGTTTCTGAAGAGCTGGAGAAACTTTTTTCACATTCAGTAGATGAAGGTATCTCTTCGGCATTTGTGGGTAAAAGATACCTGTTGCAATTACACCAGAGGAGAAGTGAATGTCTTTCTGTTTTAAGAAATCTTTGGAATTCATTAGATGAACTTAACCTTCCATGTACTACAAGCAAACTATTGCTGGAAGATTTCTGTTTTAAAAGGGCTTCTCTGTTTTTTAGCACTGCTTCAAGTTCATATAAGCTGCACTCAGTGGAAATAAAACCACTGAACTTTCTAGTTATTGATGAAGCAGCACAGTTAAAAGAAAGTGAATCAACCATACCTCTACAGCTCGCGGGTATAAACCATGCCGTTCTTATTGGTGATGAGTGTCAATTACCAGCAATGGTTGCAAGCAAAGTATGTCAATTGTCTTATCTTTATTTGTTTCCTTCTAgccttttttacttttctgtTTTAGGAGATTTAGTTTTGAGCTTGCTGATTTCTATGCATTTGACTATTTCTTCTCAGCTTTTTGGTTCCCAATTTTGGCTTTTTCAGATTTCTGATGAAGCTGGTTTTGGAAGAAGTTTATTTGAGAGGTTGACCTCATTGAATCATTCAAAGCACCTTCTCAATGTGCAGTACAGAATGCATCCATCAATAAGCTTATTTCcgaatttacaattttatcgcAACCAGATCCTAGATGGTGCAAATGTTAAAACCAAAAGCTATGAGAAGCACTATTTGCCTGGGACAGAACTCGGCCCCTATTctttcattaatattattggtGGAAGCGAAGAGTTCATTTACCATAGCTGTAGAAATATGGTTGAGGTATCTGTGGTGATTAAAATACTGCAGAAGTTGTACAAAGGTATGTTTTGTAGGAATCTTTGGTGATATCATTTAAagatttgtttgatttcttttactGACTTATCAGCATGATTTGATTTAATGAGTCGACTTTGTCAAAACAAGATAATTTTCACAATCTTGTCAAAAAGTTTCCTTGCGACAGCATGATTCAGCATCTGTTACactattcattatttattttgatttgatttgccGATTCGATGTATGTGAAACCTGTTTCTCtgatattttagatttttttttttctaatcaaGCCTTTCGTAATCCTTTTGCTTATGTGCCAAAATTTTGTGCATTCATAGGATGGTGGgacaaaatatttgtttgatGCAGTGAACTTGgatattttataatcaatttataattgaattgtaGAGCAGTTTCCTATTGTAATGGTCAGTCTTTACTGATAGCCTGAATAGTTGACCGAAATCTTGACTGCACCATATCAATTGCTTTGTCAGGTATTATTACATTTACCTAGCATTTAATTTAGTTCCatgaatgaaaagaaaaggaggtTGATTTCTTCTGGATAATGctaaaacaatttgtaattatGCTTTCTGACCTATTCTTGGCTATCTTTATACTGCAGCTTGGGTTGGCTCAAAACAGAAGGTCAGCATTGGTGTAGTTTCACCATACACTGCTCAAGTAATCGCAATTCGCAAAAAAATTGGATCTGAGTATGATAACAAAGATGGTTTCACTGTAAAAGTGAAGTCAATTGACGGATTCCAGGGTGGGGAGGAggacattataattatatccACTGTTAGGTGTAATGTTGGTGGATCGATTGGATTCATATCGAAGCCCCAGAGAGTTAATGTTGCTCTTACAAGAGCTAGGTATTACTTTTATGTAAAATCATATGATATAATACGTTTTGGGTCATTTTAAACATCTTTGGTTGATACCTGCTATCTCTTTGACACATTCTAGGCACTGTCTTTGGATTTTGGGGAACGAAAGAACATTAATTAGTAGTGAATCTATATGGGGAGCCTTAGTATGTGATGCTAAGGCACGTCAGTGTTTCTTTAATGCTGATGAAGATCGGAATGTGGCCAAAGCAAGACTAGACCTCCGTAAAGAGTTAGTTGAAATTGGTGCTGAAAGCTTAACCTCCACAAATCAAAGGGGAAAGGTATGTAGCTTCAGTAATTCATGGTTTTACATTCTTTACTTATCACATTTTCCTATTGTAcctatttttctattttttttcagtttttctgTGGTTATTTCTAAGGATACCTTATTTCCCTGCTCATGttgttaattacttttttttttccggcTATGTTGTAAATCTAAATATGAGAAGACAACATTGTGCTATGATAAAGATGGAGAAACTTACCGGGAAGGAAGGTTTACAGCTACTGACAGCGAAGCAGCTGCTGACCCTATGTTCAATTCGACCCTAAATAGGCTAACTTTAACCTTCAGAAAGCTGCTGAGCTGATTCAGCTGTCAGATGTTTTAATGATTTGGGGAGGTATGAAGGAGCAGGTATGATTTTTAGCATGGATTAACAGTAATCTGCTACCTTCATGTGATATGAAGTTATGGTTCTAGTGTTGTACTCTTTTATCTATCTTATGAGATTTATCTTTCTGATGGACTATTGCTGATATATCTTGCAATATTGGAAATTTTGGTCTATTGTTGATATATCTTGCAATATTGAAATTTGGTGTATTCAGATTCAGCAAAGGAATAGCTCAgaacaaaagttaaaattgtATAAACTTTTCCGAAAACAAGCAGCCACTAACAAGGACGCGGTTTCTAATTTTGGTGCACAAAGTTCAACAATTCTGCAGTTTATTATTCAGCTATTTTCAATGAAATTATGagtattaattttgtttttcatttttaaaaagaaaaatttcctATACTAGTCCAACTTGCTGGAGTTTTCTTCTGCTATTAGCAtgattttttggtaatctcttttttcatttttttcccttttctgtATTTGAAGTTCTCCAAAGAACAATACCAAGTTCTGCGGGCttgatcttttattttcttttatttgctgAGAACTCCATGATGCTCCATTGTATACtagttgaaaaaataattgcacAAAGAAATAGGAGTTTGAGTTTGAGTTTGTTAAAGCTTTTTGTTCTATAAATTTGAGACACAAAGTTTTTAACTCTTTAGGTCGCTTTGTGGATGTTGCGAAAGTGCGGGTTGATCAATTATCAATAGTATGGTGACTGtgatttttaaagaaatataaatgtggtgataaataaatataaagaaaattagacACAATAATTTACGTGGTTTAGTGTAATACCTACGTCCAcggtaaaaaataaaagataattttactaataatgagaatttataaaaagtgaaaaaagcTCTTGAAACTCACAACTTCAATATACTTAATTGTATTCTCGCTAAAACACTTAAGTGAAAGTTCtctcaaatttttcaaattgctTCATATGCAATTACCCTCGAATCTCTCAATTGGAATGCATTCAAATTAACAAATGGCCTGGTATTTATAACTAAAGATCATACATGCATCTAATCATTGTTCCcaaaagtttttgaaaaatggcaACCGAAATcaacaattttgaaaaaatcgATTGGCTTTTAGAAAACCACCACATTTTTCTCCATGCAACTGTCAACAAAATCATGCCACCAACTTTGCCTTTTGAAATTGCAAGCCATTATTTGAACTTTCAACTGTGGAAGCAGCAAACATGGCAGCACTTGGAGGAGGTATTTTTCTTGCAATTGATTTGCTACAGAAAGCTGGGAATTTCAGAGAAGCGAGTAAGCTTGTTATGAACTTTGTGTTCTCCAACTCACTTTGGTCATGTGGGAGCAGAGGTTGGCCCTTAAAGCAATTTACGCCGGAGGAGCTCTTACAAAAAGCAAAGTCACCGGAAAAGAATGACTCGAACTAATTCTATGAATTTGTTTGTGCACAGGCTGGCATTTTACCAAATGATCGGAGTAACCTACTCATGATGAATCAACAGTTCGTTGATtctaaaagaaattacaaTATCAGAGGTGAAATACTATCGTCTCGAATGATTTTGGACTTCCATCTTCATTCAAATACCTCTATATATCATTGGGAAGATGAATTAGTTTTGAACCTTACAACATATTCGGATGATTCAATTTGTAAAAGCCAGGTTTCATTTGAGACGTTCGTCTACTTTTGGAACTGCTGGAAGGATAAGATTGTAAAGATTTTTGGTAACCAGCTTGTTCTTAAACTCAACAAAACAAATCACTGCCCAAGATCTCTTTGACCAAATCAATTCAAGTTACAAAAATACAAGATTGAACAGAtcaaaacacaataaaaaaaaacaccagcAAGAACTGATCAAGAAACAGCAAAGAACAAGAACCAAACAAAATACACAGAATGCCAAAGgtttacgtggttcagctgTGCATAGTATGCTCATGGGAGATGAGCTTTTATGGTTTAAACAAAAGAGACAGTTATAGAGCCTTATACTAGACTTTACCAAGAACAAGATGatgctttctctctctcaaatcTCTTTCTGCAGGACTCTAGAATTACTTTCAGATAGCTCTCGAAAACCCAGGTTTTATACCCTGTTTCAAtaacaagtttatttttagattGTACAGTTTGTTGACACGTGGTTAGCGAGCTTAACTAACTAATTCAAGCTCCACACATGCTCTCACGTGCTTACTTAAGCTGCTGACCAAAACGCATAATTAGCATGTCGTTTTGTAAAATCAGTTTTCTGTTACATGCAAGTGAGTAGCACGTGACTTTATAAAACTTCTCAAGCCTCAAACACTGTCGTTTCTGAAGAACCAGTTTGATTCACCAGCTATCTTCACAGAACcctaatttaaatattttttaaccgCAAGAAACCTTAAACCAATTATCCTTATCATCCCATCAACATTTAAGCAACCCTCTTGAATTAGAACCATCCTTCATTCTCAGTCAAACTCCTTAACACCTTCAAACGTCAACCTTAAACCTCAAGAAAATGTCATAGTAATATTCTTGATTTACCACCTAAATTGTTTTATTCTTGCAAACTAATTTTAGAACCACCTTTGACATCATTCAATCGCATATTTTGGGTTGCTATCACCCCATAATTCGAACTTTACGCTCTAGATCCCATTAGGATTTTTTCACCAATTTAGTGCCATATTGGTGAGTAAAGGAGGATCTTAACTTGATTTTCCATTATTCACTAGTGTAATGCTTCCACGCTACTACTCACAGGAGGTGCCATTCCTTTTCAAGCCCAGGTTTGCTAGTTGCTAAACCAACTATAGTTAATGCTTCAACATGAGTTTATTTAGGTGAGATCAATGCCCAGATAATCTTATGAACCTTACTCTTTGATAAACAGAACGGTGGATTCACATACCACATTCAGTCGAGGTTAGAGATGATGCCCAAATACTATTCTCAGTTGAAAGGATTGTCTCCAACCAATCCTGAGATGACATATGGATGGATCCAAGTCCTGTCAAAgcaattatcaactatttaCGTTTGAACAGAAAAGAtagaaatttttaactttttatgcCAATGGAataggtttaaaaaaaaaaaaaagaatacctCTTACAATTTCCCTAGTAGCATGTAcctaattaatattaatatagtCATAATATCTTtctatatctttttctttaaattatcatttctatattttaacattaaaagatgttttttttttttttgtagttatTGTTTTGTATTATACTTGCTTCAGCCTAccggcattttttttttaagctctTGGGCTGAGCTTTAGCTTTGATTGAAAGGTCAGGTTTAGTCACAAGGGCTGAGAAATACTTaacaaatgaaagataaattttttatgagtgggactattggcacccctctaaaTATTTCTCAAcacctcttttttttattaaccccattaaaatattataaaattcttttaacacccatttaatgacaaaaatacccttaatttaaatttattagtataaaccccattgtttaatttttgatcCCTTGAATTGATTgtggataaaatttaatttttgatcccttgtttaatttattaatataaaattgtcTAATATTGTATTGACTAGCTAgatcaatttgtttttctctatAAAGTCTTCTAAAATCAATTTCCATACAATGAATGCGTGTGTCTGAAGAATAGGGGAATTCCTCTTTCCCAGTTATAATAATCTTTCCAAAACTACAAGTTATAGTTCAAACTTTGAGTCGCCTAATTGGCTCAGTAAGATTGCCATGTCCATACCTTGTACCATAGTGGGCACCACTGTGTCATAGAGACAGTGGTGCAGATTTCTGTACTTTCTTAATGCATCTCTGAAACTTCTCGTGGCATTTAATATTTGTCAACCCTTTCTTATCAACGCATTCATCGTGGATCTTGCAGCAAGCATCCAGATCGTCACATGGTTTCTCCCCAAGACAGCTGGACCACCCTACTCCACAATACTTCCCGTACCGAATCCCAACAGAATTACAGTTCTCTGCAACACAAGTTATGCTGCATTTGACTTGAGAATCGTTGATGGCACTGGCGGACTTGGAGAAGACGATGATGAATACAAAGGCCAATGCTGCGATGACACACGTCCGAAACGGGACGAATGCACCAAGCATCATTTTTTCTCTCGTTTTCCGTCTTCTCCGCGGTAGACTAGCTAgatcaattgtttcttttgtggTAACTTCAAACACCAAATCCTTAAAAGCACTTACATTAGCAACGATTTTACGTGAAGAGCGTGATAATGGAACAAATTTAAGAggaatgaataattttatgtcAATGATAATAGCAATGATTCTATTAACAAATCCAATAGCAATAAGGAatttttaaggggaaaaaattatttgattttgagtggtggtttaattagaaattgtcttattatgtaattttaataaaggttaaaattgtaaaataattaaaggggTGTTAAAAGGTAtttagaggggtgccaatagtcccactcattttttatttcaatatattttattattattatttaaccatTCCATAAAATAGATTGAAAGTTGTAACTCCTTTAAACCCAATTTTTTAAGCctaatcttataaaaataaaattttattaactatatatgtataaaacATAGcgaaaaaatttttttaaaaaaatgtaaaacatAACATCCCGCCTTCTAGGGCTTGGATGAAAAAGCCAACCAGATTTTGTCATTCcaactttgaaaataatattaattggtTCATAAATTAATTCGTTATCTTTCAGGTTTAGGTGGCATGATTCAAGGTTAATGGGGACATATATCTGATCCCACAAATGAGgtgattattactattattatttttaaattgattacaataggtattataattttaaatttattggaaatCTAAATACAAATAGTTATAGTATGTCCAGAAATCTACCGACTCAAACTcattgttgatgctgaaatctgctcgtccttagaccgaccagattctttcaccaacgtttACGTTATTGACTGTTGCTCGAACCACTCAGGCTGGAATCACCTTCTTTTCCCTCGCTAGACCTGCGTTCACCAAAaacggatcagagacgccggtggttttgccggcgtaaaccctccgatgcctaagttagcacaaggtgtttacgggaaaacagtGTAATATGATTTCAGGAAATTTGTAAGGAAATGGCCTGgttgcaatttggcagcgtttcccctctctctcttttttctcccCTATCTTCTTCgatgtctttctcttttatagcCGCCCTTTGTCCCACGTTTTCCGTTTGCCCCTGATTCCTCCTTTTTCGGGTGGTGGTAGCCCCTCATGGGACTCTAACTGTTAGattgtgggcaaacgtggATCTCGCGTGTCCTTCAACCGTTCTGGGAGAAACGCAACTACCGCGGTTTTGTGGGATCGTGTTCCCGCTTTCCTGGGGATGAGTATTGGCTCGGCATATATTTCTGGTCGGTATGTTTCCCTGGTTGTTCTCTCCTCTGATCGGCTCATGCTTGCCCACATGCTCTGCTCGTATATAAGAGATGAAGCAATCCGTTCTGGGATGGAACTAGTTGCATGGCCGACCTGGTGTTCTTCATGCACTCAACaccagtcccccagtttctggtctgGCGAGTGAAATGAGTTAAGAGTAGAAACTGATGGTCAAATCACACCAGCCCAGGGAGCTTCTCATCTGACCCTCTTTTTACTGAGACGGGCCTGACCTgatgtattatttttctactGAGGAGGCCCCGATCTGAGCATGGGCCTAAGTGACCTGTACATAGCATATCTGGGCTTACATCTAACCTGGCCCCTTGTAACGGTTGGTGACGCGGCATCTCCAGACTCttcgtatttgaaatttgaaacgacGGGCTATCCATCCTCGATATATGGGGGGGGTGAGCTGGCATATCCCATCACTTAAATGCTTCCCTTTTCCCCTTTTCGTTTTAAATCCCTAAACTGGGGTCTTCATCATTTTGTTATTCGTTTCTCCGCCGTCAACCAAATTCTCTCTGTACTTTGCTCACACTTCCAGCGTCCGGAGTATCCATTCGCCGGGTGTTTTCTGTGTCACGGCGGCGCTATCAGTGTCAGTCTATTCCAGGTATAGTCCTTTTAACTTCTCCtctggttgttgttgattggGTTCTGTGTTGCCTTCTTTGTGTCCATATACTCGAGTTTTCTCTGTTTCCTTTCTGGGATTCCGGTATGTCAAATCGGAAGAGGAAGTTGATTGTTGATGAGGGTGATGAAGAGTCAGGGGACTCAGGCTTCGATGTGCCAATACCCACTGATAACTTAGGACCCTCCAGTAGTGTAGGTCATTCCCATGGCAGGAGTACCCTTGAATACCCACGCCCTTTGGTTATCTCTCCTTCCCCCGAATTAGAGCTTGTAGGGAATAGAGGTGGACCTGCGTCGGGCTCTGGTGAGAATCACAGTTCTGGTGGGGTTGGGTTCCCTGAAGGAGTAGGTGATGGTGAGGGAAGCAGCTCCGGACCGAGCCGACCTGCTCAGAAAAGGCACCTAGGTCATAGGGTAGGCTGATTCCTACCCTATTGATTTCCTGGCTTGCGCCACTACCCCCACcgatttatttaaacttaggAATCTCTACAATATCCCCAACGAGATTCTTCTTGTAGTTCCTGGAAAAGGGGATGTCCCCAGTCGGCCTCCGAAAGGGTATGTGACGATGCACTTGGAGAGTTTCAAACTAGGAGCTCGGCTGCCCCTCCAACCTTATTTTGCTAAGATACTGAGCGGTATGCACCTGGCCCCAGGTCAGCTACACCCAAATGGGTGGAGGGTTCTCTCGGCAATGTTTGTGTTGTGGGAGAGGTGCGGGTTGGAGGAGCCTTCCCTTGTTGAAGTGAAACATCTGTATCAGCTGCGGAGTAGCCCGAAGGAGGCGGGCTGGTACTACTTTATGTCCAGTTCTGCAAAGAGGAAACCGATCACTGGGTTTCCATCTTCTTGcaaaaattggaagaacaaattcttctttgctggAGGGAAATGGTGCCCAGCAGTTCGGTCGCTTGGTGGGGATCTTTATCTTCCCACCCATTTTGTCACCCCAGGTCGCTCATTTTTGCctatattcttaattaaattgctACTTATTGGGTTCTTTAACCTTTTGTGCTATTTCAGAGTCGTGGGGTCTGATCGGGGGGCTTGAAGATCGACCCTTGCTTCAGGTGGAAACTGCTCTGGTGAACGTTTCTACCTGCCAAGACCTCCTGTCTCCAACAAACCTGGTCGGTTCGGGCCTAGTGGATTTAGCCGCTGGAATGGATAACAAGATCCTCAGCGCGATGAGCAGGAAGCGTGGTCGGGCTCCGAGCAGCTCTAGCaaccctcctcctcctccgaAGAAACCTAGCGTTGGTCCTTCTAAGGCGCCTATTCCTGCTCTGCCTCCTCCTCCACCTCGTAAGAGTGGTGGGGATAAAACCTCCGACAAGGGCCCTGAGGTCAGCTTGCAGTCTGGGGACCGATCTTCTCCTCTCCCGTCTCGGGATCAAGGTGATTACCTGAGTCCATATCAGAAAGACTATAAAAGATCGGTTGGGCCCAAGATGGTGAAGGACATCGAGAGCATGAGCCTCTCCGAGTTGGCTGCTTCTGTTCAGAGAGTTTCCTTCAGGCTGGCCACAATGGTCTCGTGCTACAAGACCGGGTCCGCGCGTCATGAGAAGAAGCTTCAAGCCGACAATCaggagttgaagaagaaggcTGACTCTGCTGATCGCTCCAAGGAGAAGCTGGCTGAGCTGAACAAGCTGAATATGGAGCTAGAGGAGAAAGTTGCAGTTGCTGAGTCCACTTCCTCCCAGCTTGAGGGCGAGTTGGGTGACCTGAGATCTGATCTTCAGGCTACTCAAGTTGAAAGGGATACTCTGAGAGCCACCCTTGAGGAGGAAATTAAATCCTTGGGTGAGCAGCTGGCTGAGGAGAAAGGCAAATCCGCTGATGTGGACGACCGGCTGGATGCCGAGTATGATTCTGGGGTTGCCTTCTCCTATAAGTGTATCATGTCTGTGCTTAAGGATGAATATCCCGAGCTGGACATGAGCAAGCTGGAGGCCAGAGTGCAGCGGTATATGGCGGGGGTCGACCAAGCAGATAAGGAGCAAGGTGAGCAGGAACAGGTGGATGCTCCTTCGGATGGGATGCAGGAGGGAGAAGCTGGGCTGCGTGTCTTTGAAGTGGGACAGGGGTCCGTGCCCCCTCCTCCCGAGATTGCTGACCTCCCACCTCCCGGGACAACAGATCCTTCACCTGCTGAAGCCGCTGTCCCTCCTAATCCTTAGGTCTATTTTTGTATAGACTTTAGATTTTCATTAGTTTTGTAACCAACtgaacattaataaatttttagatgttCTTTATTGGCTCCCTTGTTTAATGTCTACTCATAGACTGCTTCTGCAAAATAATTGCACGACTTATCTGATCTTGCCTGCTGGTTTCTTAGTGGACCGAGTAGGTGTAGGTatttacttgccttagtaaactTCTCGTagaattagctgctggtctttcgttgaccgagcagaaacaggcactttgttgccttagtggaattttcgaagctttagctgctggtcttcgttgaccgagcagaagtaggcactcgcttgccttagtaaaattagctgctggtcttcacTGACCGAACAGAAATAGGCACTCGctggccttagtaaaattagctgctggtcttcacTGACCGAACAGAAGTAGGCACTCGctggccttagtaaaattagctgctggtcttcacTGACCGAACAGAAATAGGCACTCGCTGGCCTTAGgaaaattagctgctggtcttcgcTGACCGAACAGAAATAGGCACTCGCTGGCCTTAGgaaaattagctgctggtcttcacTGACCGAACAGAAATAGGCACTCGCTGGCCTTAGgaaaattagctgctggtcttcacTGACCGAACAGAAATAGGCACTCGctggccttagtaaaattcttGTTGAGCTTGTTAGCAAAGGGATTTCGTgctgaattcatctttatttcaaatttgagtGTATTACAAAACTACTGAATATTTACATGCGCATCAAGCCGTCATGCGGTTAACAGAAATAACTTATCAAAATGGGAATTCAGTAGAGGACTCTGCTTACTGGAAATATTTCTTCAAGTGTTCGGCGTTCCACGACCTTTTCACGTCTCGTCCATCCTGGTACGCTAACTTATAAGCTCCCGGTCCAGTGGCTCGTATCACCCTGTACGGACCTTCCCACTTTGGGCCAAGAGCGCCATGGTTAGGATTCCTGGTGTTCTGGTTCACCCTCCTAAGTACCCAATCTCCTGCTCGGAACTGCCTTACGCGTAcgttcttgttgtaataacgcATGACCCTTTGCTGGCACTGGGCCACTTTCTGTGCTGCTCCTTCCCTTCTCTCCTCCAGCAGGTCCAGACTTAAGCAAATCTGCTCGTCATTTTGCTCCTCAATGAAATATTCCGTCCGATGTGTTCCCACTCCAATCTCTGCTGGGATTACCGCCTCATGACCAAAGGCTAAAGCGAACGGTGTTTCTCCTGTGGCGGTTTTGTGAGTTGTCCTGTAGGCCCACAGTACTCCTGCTAGCTCGTCGACCCAAGCTCCCTTCTTCTCTCCCAATCTAGTCTTTAGGAGCTTCTTTATCACCTTGTTGGCCGCTTCCACTTGTCCGTTTGCCTGGGGGTGTGCGGGGGTGCAAAACTTCAGGTCCACCCCCAGGTTTCGGCAAAATTCCCTGAAGTTGCCGTTGTCAAATTGCCTCCCATTGTCTGTGATGATGGCGTAGGGGATCCCATATCTGCAGATGATATTTTTCCAAATGAAATCTGTTGTCTTCCTCTCTGTGATTTGGCTGAGGACTCCTACTTCCACCCATTTGGTGAAGTAATCTATTGCCACAATTGCATATGTCGCCGCTCCTCGTCCCTTAGGCAATGGACCAATCAAATCGATTCCCCATTGGGCGAAAGGCCATGGGGATGTCATCGCCGTCAGCTTTTTCGGGGGTTGTGCAGGAACCTCGGAGAAGCTTTGGCATGTTTTACAATTCTTTGCCATCCTTTTGGCGTCCTGGTGTATGGTTGGCCAGAAGTATCCTTGCCGGAGTGCCTTGAAGGCTAAAGTTCTTGCTCCCGAGTGATTGCCGCATATTCCCTCATGAATCTCTCTCAGCACATAATCCgcctcctcatcatccaaaCATCTCAAAAGGGGCAAGGTGAACCCTCGGCGGTACAGCACTCCATCCAGTAGCGTATACCTTGCTGCTCGgcattttaatttccttgCTTGCCTTTTGTCCTCTGGTAAAACTCCATCGCGGACATATGCGCGAATCGGGTCCATCAAGGACTCTCCAATACTTACTCTCATCACCTCTGCTTCTTCCTCAATACTTGGT
This window of the Citrus sinensis cultivar Valencia sweet orange chromosome 8, DVS_A1.0, whole genome shotgun sequence genome carries:
- the LOC102614795 gene encoding uncharacterized protein LOC102614795, whose amino-acid sequence is MMEGKGCSSSTKKAVGFTEHTVFSWSLENIFNDSYFKDQVEKIPESFQSVKQYFGPFVFPLLEETRVQLRSGLEAMRRAPYAEVIAFEELKPHGANKYSVEVDFWRNTINNSGKEPYKTLPGDILVLADYKPEKVSDFRRAGRMWTFVSVTAVPDDEDENKKENCYKVKARNDLQVHDGTKKPFFLIYLTNILPNKRIWNSLHMRGNWKVITQVLGTDSVVDERCELCPVQRNGKWDEKFGPSLSSTLNESQVGAVFACLRRLDCDHKSGVELIWGPPGTGKTKTVSMLLFSLWRIKCRTLACTPTNVAITELASRVLRPVKESYKRDPRSNTPICSLGDILLFGNKDRLKVNPGFEEIYLNYRIKKLRECFAPLSGWRHCFSSMIDLLEDCVSQYHIYVEKLEEREDCNVNQSEEKECRKETEGSKGECKPFLKYVKERFKRAVVPLRNCIFIFCTHLPKSYISENSFQDMVALKILLHTFGTLLFKDNVVSEELEKLFSHSVDEGISSAFVGKRYLLQLHQRRSECLSVLRNLWNSLDELNLPCTTSKLLLEDFCFKRASLFFSTASSSYKLHSVEIKPLNFLVIDEAAQLKESESTIPLQLAGINHAVLIGDECQLPAMVASKISDEAGFGRSLFERLTSLNHSKHLLNVQYRMHPSISLFPNLQFYRNQILDGANVKTKSYEKHYLPGTELGPYSFINIIGGSEEFIYHSCRNMVEVSVVIKILQKLYKAWVGSKQKVSIGVVSPYTAQVIAIRKKIGSEYDNKDGFTVKVKSIDGFQGGEEDIIIISTVRCNVGGSIGFISKPQRVNVALTRARHCLWILGNERTLISSESIWGALVCDAKARQCFFNADEDRNVAKARLDLRKELVEIGAESLTSTNQRGKTTLCYDKDGETYREGRFTATDSEAAADPMFNSTLNRLTLTFRKLLS
- the LOC127899380 gene encoding uncharacterized protein LOC127899380, yielding MSNRKRKLIVDEGDEESGDSGFDVPIPTDNLGPSSSVGHSHGRSTLEYPRPLVISPSPELELVGNRGGPASGSGENHSSGGVGFPEGVGDGEGSSSGPSRPAQKRHLVPGKGDVPSRPPKGYVTMHLESFKLGARLPLQPYFAKILSGMHLAPGQLHPNGWRVLSAMFVLWERCGLEEPSLVEVKHLYQLRSSPKEAGWYYFMSSSAKRKPITGFPSSCKNWKNKFFFAGGKWCPAVRSLESWGLIGGLEDRPLLQVETALVNVSTCQDLLSPTNLVGSGLVDLAAGMDNKILSAMSRKRGRAPSSSSNPPPPPKKPSVGPSKAPIPALPPPPPRKSGGDKTSDKGPEVSLQSGDRSSPLPSRDQGDYLSPYQKDYKRSVGPKMVKDIESMSLSELAASVQRVSFRLATMVSCYKTGSARHEKKLQADNQELKKKADSADRSKEKLAELNKLNMELEEKVAVAESTSSQLEGELGDLRSDLQATQVERDTLRATLEEEIKSLGEQLAEEKGKSADVDDRLDAEYDSGVAFSYKCIMSVLKDEYPELDMSKLEARVQRYMAGVDQADKEQGEQEQVDAPSDGMQEGEAGLRVFEVGQGSVPPPPEIADLPPPGTTDPSPAEAAVPPNP